TGTATACTTAAATGATAATAACCCAGTACATTGTTTGGGTCTTCTATTTTTGAAAAGCTTAGTTACACGCCCTAAGAACATTGGAATTATACCTATAAGATAAATATAAAATTAACTTCAAGTAAAATTTAAAAACCCTCTAATAAATCATACATATATCGTATATAAAAGAGAATTGATAAATATGGGATAATGATTAATAATTGTTATCTACATAAAAATGATATGAGGAGGAATTAACATGAAACATGCAAAATTAAGTTTATTTGTACTCGCTTTAACATTATCAATAGGTGTATCATCTGGGGTTTATGCTAGTGAACGAAATAAAGATGCGAATTGCGTAAAACCAATGGCTGTAGCACAAAAATTAGATTTAAAAAATGAAAAAACTCAGCAAGGTGATGTAAAATCCGTTAAAAATCATACATATAAGAGTCATAAAGACATTAAAAATGGAAATGCAAATAAATGTGATAAAATTAAGCCAGGTATTAGTGTAGAAGATAAAGCAGCTTTAAAAGTTAAAATGGATAAAATAGAAACAGTTAAAGATGCTAATAAAGTTTTGAAGACTACAATTGTTAAAAATGCAGAAGCAGTTAAGGTAGAATTAAAAAGAATTGAAGATAGTAAGATAGCATTAGATCCATTAGTAAAAACTGAAGCTGATTCAGTTTTGTTATCGGTAAAAGATGTCACTACTAAGAAAGTTTGTGTAAAGCCAGCAATTACAGCAGTTGTACCAGTCAGTGTCGTTGTAGTACCTGTAGTACCAATAGTTGATCCTATAGTGCCGGTAGTACCAGTAGAAAAAACTTACTTTGAAAAATTAAATGAAAGATTAGATAGTGTATTTGAACAATATACAAAAAAGAACACAGAGTTAACTACTTTAGCAAATAGACTTTTAAGTCTTTTAAATGCTTTAACACTTATAAAATAGAATAGTTACAAAAAAATAAAAGTCTTGGATTAATTCAGGACTTTTATTTTTAAATTCTTAAGTTAAATATTAAAAGAGTCTTTTAATATTTACTTAACTGTATCTTTATAGTATGATATGTATATAAATAAATTATTGGAGGTAAAAAACATGAAAATAAAAAAAAGTAAATCAATGACAATAGATATGAATGTTTTACAATTAAATTGTAGAAAATTTACAACTTCAGAAATTGGACGGGGAATAGGAATTAAACCTGCTAAAAAAGGAAGAAGAAGTTACAATAGAAAACAAAAACATCAAACTGATGAGGTTTACCATAAAACTACCTACTTAATGTAGACTATTTGCAAGTATAGTTGAAAATGTTGAGCTTGGTAAACCTCTAGAAATAATTTAATAGTAAAAATAAAGCAAAGTTATACTTCGGTATGGCTTTTTTATATTATGCCTTATTTTAATGATAACTTTGTTCAAGTAGCTAATACATTCAATTTTAAGGTTATACTACCCATATTATTATTATTATTATTATTATTATTATTATTCACTAATATAGAATAAGTCACGTTGTATGAACTTTAAGCTATGAATATGAAATGGGGAAGGTGGATATTATAATTCAGATTCCCTATTTATTTATATTAAAGTTTTCTATAGTTTGTTTTTTTACATTTAGGACATGGAGGTAAAGTATCAGTAGTATCATCTAATATTACCTTTTGCCCGCAAATTTTACAAACATATTTTCCATTCCCGGGTTTTTCACCAGTTGAGTGTAGCATATGTAACTCACCTCTTTTTTTTATTAAATTATTGCCAATGTAATTTTAGCATAGTAAAATTATTTTAACAACACTATAGGATGAAGGAGCAGTAGTTTTAATGTTTTTAGCTATTTATAACAATAAATACATAAAGATTACATAAAATGAATAATTTATTGAAACCGAGTTCAATAGATGATAAAATGAAATAAAAATTCCATGCTATCATCTATTGAATATTTTTATTTTAGTTAGTTGGAATTGATATAGAAAGGGTTGAACTGATTATGGAAAATAGTAAACAAGATTTGATGAGAACTATTCAACTTAAACTTCCACGTTTAAGTAAAGGTCAAAAACTGATAGCCGAATATATTCTAAAACATTATGATAAAGCAGCGTTTATGACAGCTGATAAATTAGGTGAAAGTATAGGAGTTAGTGAATCAACTGTTGTAAGATTTGCAAGCGAGTTAGGATTTAGTGGTTATCCTAAACTACAAAAATCTCTTCAACAATTAATTAGAAATAAATTAACAACTGTGCAAAGAATTGAATTATCTAATGATTACATGACCCAAGAAAATGCACTAAAGAGTGTATTAAAGGCTGATATGGAAAACATTAAAACCACTTTAGAAAATATAAATTATGAAACTTTTGATGAGATAGTTAATTCACTATTTAAAGCTAAAAAAATATATATAATTGGGCTAAGGGACTCATCTTCATTAGCTGAATTCTTAGGCTTTTATTTAAATTTTATTTTAGATAATGTTAAGGTAGTTGCATATGGTGTTAGTGACATATTTGAGCAGTTGCTTAATGTTGATGAACAAGACATAGTGATTGGTATAGGGTTTCCTAGATATACGATGAGGACAATTGAGGCTTTAGACTTTGCTAAAAGCAAAAATGCCAATATTATAGTAATTACAGATAGTTTATTATCTCCATTAGCGGAGAAGGCTAACTATACTCTAATAGCACAAAGTAATATGACTTCCTTTGTTGATTCCTTAGTAGCGCCATTTAGTGTAATAAATGCGTTAATCATAGCTGTTGGATTAAGAGAAAAAGAAAAAATTTCAAGTACGTTTTCTACTCTAGAGAATATATGGGAAGAATATAAAGTTTATAAATAAAGAATAGCGTTATGTAGACTATCTTTAGTGATGTTAATAATCACTGTTATATCTATTAAGCATAATAAATTAGTATAATCTATAGTTTTGGTACAATTTATATTTTTCAACATATTATAAAAAGATTACTATATAGTTGGAGGAAATATGTTTATACGCTATTATAATTATGATGAACAAAGTCTTTATCGTGCTATTAGCTATAACATTATAGTTAATGTTGATGCTAAAAAGCTAAATTTATTTAAGGAAGGAAAGTTATTTAAGACATATCCTATAGCAACAGGTAAAATTACTACACCTACACCTAAGGGAGATTTTAAAATTATAAATAAGGCCTCCAATCCAGGAGGCCCATTTGGTGCAAAATGGCTTGGGCTAAATGTTCCTGGTGGAGACTATGGAATTCACGGTACTAATAACCCAAGTTCTATTGGTAAGTCTGTTTCTAATGGATGTATAAGAACTTATAACAAGAATATAATTGAAATTTATAATTTAGTACCCGTAGGAACTCCGGTAAAAATTGTGTGAAAGCAAAAATACTAACATAATAATTTTATGTTAGTGTTTTTTGATTCTTTTAAAATCTTTTTTTATTAATATGATTTAACACTAATTGATTTATAATATTAGCAACATGTACATGAATAAGATATAATTATTAGAGAATGACATCTATTAAATAAAAGTATATATGGGAAGGGGTATTTGATGATTTATTTTTTAGAAAATTCAACAATTAAAATAACAGTTAGTACTCAGGGAGCAGAACTACATTCTATAACTGGGAAAAAAGAAGGAACGCAGTACCTTTGGAATGGAGACCCGAAATATTGGAAGTATCATTCACCAATTTTGTTTCCAATTGTCGGAAATCTAGTAGGTTCAAAATATAGGATTGATGAAAATATATATGAATTGCCATCTCATGGATTGGGTAGGATATCAAATTTTAAATTTATAGCACAAACGAATAATTCAATTACTTTTGAACTAAACTATTCTGAAGATACTATGAAAAGATATCCATATAAATTTTCATTACATATTAACTATACAATTGAAGCAAATACAGTTAAGGTAACGTACACTGTTATA
This window of the Clostridium estertheticum genome carries:
- a CDS encoding MurR/RpiR family transcriptional regulator — its product is MENSKQDLMRTIQLKLPRLSKGQKLIAEYILKHYDKAAFMTADKLGESIGVSESTVVRFASELGFSGYPKLQKSLQQLIRNKLTTVQRIELSNDYMTQENALKSVLKADMENIKTTLENINYETFDEIVNSLFKAKKIYIIGLRDSSSLAEFLGFYLNFILDNVKVVAYGVSDIFEQLLNVDEQDIVIGIGFPRYTMRTIEALDFAKSKNANIIVITDSLLSPLAEKANYTLIAQSNMTSFVDSLVAPFSVINALIIAVGLREKEKISSTFSTLENIWEEYKVYK
- a CDS encoding zinc ribbon-containing protein, with amino-acid sequence MGNNLIKKRGELHMLHSTGEKPGNGKYVCKICGQKVILDDTTDTLPPCPKCKKTNYRKL
- a CDS encoding L,D-transpeptidase, which gives rise to MRYYNYDEQSLYRAISYNIIVNVDAKKLNLFKEGKLFKTYPIATGKITTPTPKGDFKIINKASNPGGPFGAKWLGLNVPGGDYGIHGTNNPSSIGKSVSNGCIRTYNKNIIEIYNLVPVGTPVKIV